From Plasmodium yoelii strain 17X genome assembly, chromosome: 11, a single genomic window includes:
- a CDS encoding ribosomal protein L27a, putative: MATRFKKNRKKRGHVSAGHGRIGKHRKHPGGRGKAGGMHHMRINFDKYHPGYFGKVGMRHLNLLKNRKYCRTINIDKLWGLLPEEKKQEFAKNENIAPVIDVTRVGYFKVLGNGNLEHNQPIVVKARYFSSIAEKKIKAVGGQCILVA, translated from the exons atggcAACAAGATTTAagaaaaatagaaaaaagaGAGGTCATGTATCAGCCGGTCATGGTCGTATTGGAAAACACAGAAAACATCCAGGAGGAAGAGGAAAAGCTGGTGGTATGCATCATATGCGaataaattttgataaatatcATCCAGGATATTTTGGAAAG GTCGGTATGAgacatttaaatttattaaaaaaccGAAAATATTGCCGAACCATAAATATTGATAAATTATGGGGTTTATTGccagaagaaaaaaaacaagaattcgctaaaaatgaaaatatagcTCCAGTTATAGATGTAACAAGAGTTGGATATTTCAAAGTTTTAGGAAATGGAAATTTAGAACATAATCAACCGATTGTTGTAAAAGCTAGATATTTTTCTTCCATtgctgaaaaaaaaattaaagccGTAGGAGGGCAATGTATATTAGTAGCTTAa